The following proteins come from a genomic window of Halictus rubicundus isolate RS-2024b chromosome 8, iyHalRubi1_principal, whole genome shotgun sequence:
- the LOC143356043 gene encoding NF-kappa-B-repressing factor — protein sequence MKMCSEQNWDVETHKMEHECDEHWELRRKFLLAHKDKFPEDELVCLAQVFTNVELLGCRYPEETMQIIANLSSDIVGDYREKQKTKLQRTFVKASNAASLKVKGQPALTFNDKAQSETKTMHQSTNSRNDKVSVKRRKLQDLPYGDIVLIERFDDMPQNSLACAINASGGNLEWKFDRIGESCKCSIFVNSKLLAEANGANQKLAKKEASVVGLQKLQRYYYTIKIKHHINAGANVTTTTMLKDTVKVDSISDDNIGKKLMKLMGWTGGGLGKSQQGMVEPVTIKQQISREGLGLKSNSCTMNDLKNKSKDIMRKYLAGDMKDDLVFSVDFTNDERAIIHQVARQMGLKSHSYGPKNQRTMVVSRKIDVRDLVEELKSLGGVTDKYELIEPTEY from the exons atgaaaatGTGCTCTGAACAAAACTGGGATGTAGAAACACATAAAATGGAACACGAGTGCGACGAACATTGGGAACTGAGACGTAAATTTTTATTAGCTCATaaagataaatttccagaggaCGAACTTGTCTGTTTAGCTCAAGTATTTACAAATGTCGAACTACTTGGCTGCAG GTATCCGGAAGAAACGATGCAGATTATAGCTAATTTAAGCAGCGATATTGTCGGCGATTACAGGGAAAAACAGAAAACTAAATTGCAAAGAACATTTGTCAAAGCTTCTAACGCAGCCAGTCTAAAAGTTAAAG GTCAACCTGCTCTAACGTTTAACGATAAAGCAcaatctgaaacaaaaactatGCACCAGTCGACGAACTCAAGAAACGACAAAGTATCCGTTAAACGAAGAAAATTGCAGGATCTTCCGTACGGCGATATCGTTTTAATCGAAAGATTTGACGATATGCCGCAAAATTCACTTGCATGCGCGATAAACGCTTCGGGTGGAAATTTGGAATGgaaatttgataggataggcgaaTCTTG CAAATGCAGTATTTTTGTTAATTCAAAATTATTGGCAGAGGCTAACGGCGCTAACCAGAAGTTAGCGAAGAAAGAGGCTTCTGTCGTTGGTCTACAAAAACTACAGAGATATTACTATACGATAAAG ATCAAGCACCATATAAACGCGGGTGCGAACGTAACAACTACAACAATGTTAAAAGACACGGTCAAAGTAGATTCGATTTCTGACGACAATATTGGCAAAAAGTTAATGAAGTTAATGGGCTGGACAGGTGGTGGTCTTGGAAAATCGCAACAAGGAATGGTTGAACCGGTCAC AATCAAGCAACAAATCAGCAGAGAGGGACTAGGCTTGAAATCGAATTCCTGTACAATGAACGACTTGAAAAACAAATCTAAAGATATTATGAGAAAGTACCTCGCGGGTGACATGAAAGATGATCTTGTATTCTCGGTTGACTTTACTAACGACGAGAGAGCGATAATCCACCA AGTTGCAAGACAGATGGGCTTGAAGTCGCACAGTTACGGACCTAAAAATCAACGCACAATGGTTGTTTCGCGTAAAATAGATGTTCGAGATTTGGTCGAAGAATTGAAAAGTCTAGGAGGAGTTACCGACAAATACGAGCTAATCGAACCAACCGAATACTGA
- the LOC143356112 gene encoding prohormone-4 isoform X2, giving the protein MVQRFCISVVALSLALSACLVFPRAVMAIDLSRFYDHYNSKRSGDPASCRPYEPFKCPGDGTCISIQYLCDGAPDCQNGYDEDSRLCTAAKRPPVEETASFLQSLLASHGPNYLEKLFGTKAREALKHLGGVDAVAIALSESQSIEDFGAALHLMRADLEYLRGVFVAVENGDMVEKQSRYKLSTVYRVPSGYDARHT; this is encoded by the exons ATGGTTCAAAGGTTCTGTATCAGCGTGGTTGCGCTTAGCCTCGCCCTGAGCGCTTGCCTTGTTTTTCCTCGTGCCGTCATGGCAATCGACTTGAGTCGATTTTACGATCATTACAACTCGAAGCGTAGCG GAGATCCTGCTTCTTGCCGGCCATACGAACCATTCAAGTGTCCCGGAGATGGCACTTGCATCTCCATTCAATATCTTTGCGACGGAGCACCGGATTGCCAGAACGGATACGACGAGGATTCTCGACTCTGCACAGCTG CAAAGAGACCACCGGTAGAGGAAACTGCCAGTTTCCTGCAGTCGCTTTTGGCAAGTCATGGACCTAATTACTTGGAGAAATTGTTCGGGACAAAAGCGCGGGAAGCCTTGAAACACCTAGGCGGAGTTGACGCGGTAGCCATAGCGCTATCCG AATCTCAATCGATCGAAGATTTTGGTGCTGCGTTGCATCTAATGCGAGCCGACTTGGAATATTTGCGTGGCGTGTTCGTGGCGGTGGAGAACGGAGACATGG TTGAAAAGCAAAGCAGGTACAAATTGAGCACCGTGTATCGCGTTCCTTCAGGGTATGACGCACGCCATACTTAA
- the LOC143356112 gene encoding prohormone-4 isoform X1, whose translation MVQRFCISVVALSLALSACLVFPRAVMAIDLSRFYDHYNSKRSGDPASCRPYEPFKCPGDGTCISIQYLCDGAPDCQNGYDEDSRLCTAAKRPPVEETASFLQSLLASHGPNYLEKLFGTKAREALKHLGGVDAVAIALSESQSIEDFGAALHLMRADLEYLRGVFVAVENGDMGMLKSIGIKDSELGDVKFFLEKLVKTGFLD comes from the exons ATGGTTCAAAGGTTCTGTATCAGCGTGGTTGCGCTTAGCCTCGCCCTGAGCGCTTGCCTTGTTTTTCCTCGTGCCGTCATGGCAATCGACTTGAGTCGATTTTACGATCATTACAACTCGAAGCGTAGCG GAGATCCTGCTTCTTGCCGGCCATACGAACCATTCAAGTGTCCCGGAGATGGCACTTGCATCTCCATTCAATATCTTTGCGACGGAGCACCGGATTGCCAGAACGGATACGACGAGGATTCTCGACTCTGCACAGCTG CAAAGAGACCACCGGTAGAGGAAACTGCCAGTTTCCTGCAGTCGCTTTTGGCAAGTCATGGACCTAATTACTTGGAGAAATTGTTCGGGACAAAAGCGCGGGAAGCCTTGAAACACCTAGGCGGAGTTGACGCGGTAGCCATAGCGCTATCCG AATCTCAATCGATCGAAGATTTTGGTGCTGCGTTGCATCTAATGCGAGCCGACTTGGAATATTTGCGTGGCGTGTTCGTGGCGGTGGAGAACGGAGACATGGGTATGTTAAAGTCTATCGGGATCAAGGACTCCGAGCTGGGAGATGTAAAGTTCTTTCTGGAAAAATTGGTCAAGACCGGATTTCTCGACTGA
- the LOC143356112 gene encoding prohormone-4 isoform X3 → MVQRFCISVVALSLALSACLVFPRAVMAIDLSRFYDHYNSKRSGDPASCRPYEPFKCPGDGTCISIQYLCDGAPDCQNGYDEDSRLCTAAKRPPVEETASFLQSLLASHGPNYLEKLFGTKAREALKHLGGVDAVAIALSESQSIEDFGAALHLMRADLEYLRGVFVAVENGDMDLIVRCWH, encoded by the exons ATGGTTCAAAGGTTCTGTATCAGCGTGGTTGCGCTTAGCCTCGCCCTGAGCGCTTGCCTTGTTTTTCCTCGTGCCGTCATGGCAATCGACTTGAGTCGATTTTACGATCATTACAACTCGAAGCGTAGCG GAGATCCTGCTTCTTGCCGGCCATACGAACCATTCAAGTGTCCCGGAGATGGCACTTGCATCTCCATTCAATATCTTTGCGACGGAGCACCGGATTGCCAGAACGGATACGACGAGGATTCTCGACTCTGCACAGCTG CAAAGAGACCACCGGTAGAGGAAACTGCCAGTTTCCTGCAGTCGCTTTTGGCAAGTCATGGACCTAATTACTTGGAGAAATTGTTCGGGACAAAAGCGCGGGAAGCCTTGAAACACCTAGGCGGAGTTGACGCGGTAGCCATAGCGCTATCCG AATCTCAATCGATCGAAGATTTTGGTGCTGCGTTGCATCTAATGCGAGCCGACTTGGAATATTTGCGTGGCGTGTTCGTGGCGGTGGAGAACGGAGACATGG ATTTGATCGTACGATGCTGGCACTAG
- the LOC143356165 gene encoding dehydrogenase/reductase SDR family member 7 — MDLLAIIGLVVTIYYLIYMIYPWFLDCDLKLAFYEKFGKPISSLKGKTVWITGASSGIGESFAYVLADAGCKLILSARRKELLKKVKANCLQRNSNLNETDVEVLVLDICDIDNHKSAFERVIEKFGKLDILVNNAGRSQRAVWEDIDLSVDKNMFSLNVFSQIALSRLVAKYFFQVGTGHFVVTSSAAGITSVAYSATYCGTKYALHGYFNSFWIEKVGSNIPITMVCPGPIQTNFLEEAFTEKPGEKYGERTKESPQNKVSAERCATLMGIAVANQLLEVWISKPIVLQLMYLKIYYPNIAIWIFKLLGPRFLQGLRDDKATIKQEQ; from the exons ATGGATCTTTTAGCCATAATTGGTTTAGTGGTCACTATTTATTACCTTATTTATATGATATATCCCTGGTTTTTGGATTGCGATTTAAAACTTGCCTTctacgaaaaatttgggaaaccGATAA gTTCTTTGAAAGGAAAAACGGTATGGATAACAGGAGCATCCAGCGGAATCGGAGAAAGTTTTGCGTACGTTTTAGCAGATGCTGGTTGCAAATTAATTCTTTCTGCTCGCAGAAAAGAACTACTCAAAAAAGTGAAAGCTAATTGCTTGCAGA GAAACTCTAATTTAAACGAAACAGACGTCGAAGTACTCGTGTTGGATATTTGTGACATAGATAATCACAAATCGGCGTTCGAACGTGTCATTGAGAAGTTCGGGAAA TTGGACATACTTGTAAATAACGCAGGCCGCTCACAACGGGCGGTATGGGAAGATATTGACCTGTCCGTTGACAAAAACATGTTCTCTTTGAATGTTTTTTCGCAAATTGCTTTGAGCCGATTGgtggcaaaatatttttttcaagtaggCACAGGCCACTTTGTGGTTACTTCGAGTGCCGCAGGCATTACATCCGTAGCATATTCTGCTACGTATTGTGGAACTAAATATGCTTTACAC GGATATTTTAATAGTTTCTGGATAGAGAAAGTAGGTAGCAATATACCGATTACAATGGTGTGTCCAGGACCGATTCAAACAAACTTCTTAGAGGAAGCATTTACGGAGAAACCTGGAGAA AAATACGGCGAAAGGACGAAAGAAAGTCCACAGAACAAAGTTAGCGCAGAACGTTGTGCAACATTGATGGGAATCGCAGTAGCGAATCAACTTCTTGAAGTTTGGATTTCTAAACCAATCGTACTTCAGTTGATGTATCTGAAAATTTATTACCCGAATATAGCGATTTG GATATTCAAATTACTGGGGCCAAGATTTTTGCAAGGTTTACGGGACGATAAAGCGACGATCAAACAAGAACAATAA
- the LOC143356264 gene encoding phospholipid scramblase family member 5 isoform X1, producing MVQEEHEVSGLNRATSRSENVVATETIEMQETVGPYASPFHPRSHVIASQPQGQDRQSRRPVAPPDTLDWVSTPRSQLAMSTLSGTHFLGNVEQLEIQQVVDLSTLLGRSERGSQYRVKVPKGETLFLAVQANSEIGSGAFDCLNLTRGRGNITFNILNQCGVPAFVTRINSRWTYTLSKLHKIAVGNTNLLGTVEENFGLIGASFTVYDDAHIPLCNIFGPNVCGCCMYKEALFQVITNDGTQEIASLMHKWDNTLHDYIFLVTFPANMDIKLKSLLLAAAFLLEHMYFGQSRRTSPRT from the exons ATGGTTCAGGAGGAACACGAAGTCAGTGGCCTTAATCGCGCGACATCACGATCAG AGAACGTTGTGGCTACTGAAACGATAGAAATGCAGGAAACCGTGGGACCGTATGCATCTCCCTTTCATCCGAGATCGCACGTTATTGCGTCGCAACCACAAG GCCAAGACCGACAGTCGAGGAGACCGGTGGCCCCCCCGGACACGTTAGACTGGGTATCGACGCCGAGATCTCAGCTGGCAATGAGCACACTGTCGGGCACTCATTTTCTGGGCAATGTGGAGCAATTGGAGATTCAGCAAGTCGTCGATTTGAGCACAT TGTTGGGTAGATCGGAAAGAGGTTCTCAATACAGAGTCAAAGTTCCGAAAGGGGAAACGTTATTCCTAGCTGTGCAAGCTAATTCAGAAATCGGATCGGGTGCGTTCGACTGTTTGAATTTGACCAGAGGCCGCGGAAACATTACGTTCAACATTTTGAACCAATGCGGCGTGCCAGCGTTCGTCACGAGAATAAACTCAAGATGGACGTATACATTGAGCAAGTTGCAC AAAATTGCGGTGGGAAACACGAATCTTCTGGGGACGGTGGAGGAAAATTTCGGTTTAATAGGAGCCAGTTTTACGGTATACGACGATGCGCACATTCCGCTTTGCAATATCTTTGGGCCGAACGTGTGCGGCTGCTGCATGTACAAAGAAGCGCTATTCCAA GTGATTACGAACGACGGTACCCAGGAAATTGCATCTTTGATGCATAAATGGGATAATACGCTGCACGATTATATTTTCCTTGTCACGTTTCCGGCAAACATGGATATCAAGTTGAAAAGTCTACTCCTTGCCGCTGCATTTTTGTTG GAACACATGTACTTTGGACAATCAAGAAGAACGTCGCCGAGGACTTGA
- the LOC143356108 gene encoding uncharacterized protein LOC143356108, whose amino-acid sequence MPRREWLLIILIAGTAMAVVSATAIAPVSHRTMEESLSLTGALNAISRKQRSLDAAPQNYDFNYRGAHSDRDRKINKERQAEREVDGENEQIEFLPNVIGQLETVESFQDLNDKLRERALIDYVESVLQQEEPITSQFREHKRYVGRKRSINSIGSDRINIGNKQLTKLLLEKLDESPYSIGDGDEDGDEGGDENGDQNGNGDGNGEGYANAREMLYNRYTINRGSNKDFENAGPMSWGESLNKESLRRGQNTQQVDDTEMIDRDFDPNLFYLSLAERQTMNGEYPVGRDYRTYRNVAKRYPVAKRSPQPPLPLKKQLTDPKVAQDLGALFGTQSSTSHNRTYDHSNDRDRDRDHGHGHDHDHDHDHDHDHDHDHDHDHNHDHDHDRKQQKHEGSTEAPKVNLPVKSQKDNLANNDKWKPIDVRKKSIDWSQYFGIDRRRKKASFTPGQGTPNQDDEWIVQRYYENLRGNDREYKNDNFNRNDKYDWNRIYLWLKNKIKNLIIQDASRYANSKDTACLQKTRENIVRRMKALYDLKNSFAIYSSANQTSNFRENSNLSSLREKRNDGSYGSYGSYGSYDSYDSYGSDNDDDADDEADGSQTAEGEGIISTDRFHRSRKYKRVYCPWDGDEDGEADAAVCPVGRELKEIQEWCGFVVSMLDGEDSQILYSPCIMLQTCHTCFQTQDGPKEVCLVNNLLKAKEICGARPRKNQKMTCFEAVIFFARVKYSLAR is encoded by the exons ATGCCACGTCGAGAATGGCTCCTAATCATTTTGATCGCCGGGACGGCGATGGCGGTGGTGTCGGCGACGGCGATAGCGCCCGTGTCCCATCGGACGATGGAGGAGTCGTTGTCGTTGACTGGCGCTCTGAACGCCATTTCCAGGAAACAGAGGTCCTTGGACGCCGCTCCACAAAACTACGACTTCAACTATCGCGGTGCTCACTCAGATCGAGACCGAAAAATCAACAAAGAACGACAAGCTGAAAGGGAAGTCGACGGGGAGAACGAACAGATTGAATTTCTACCAAACG TGATCGGTCAGCTCGAAACGGTAGAGAGTTTCCAAGATCTCAACGACAAGTTGCGGGAGAGAGCGTTGATAGACTATGTGGAGAGCGTTTTACAACAG GAAGAACCGATCACTTCCCAGTTTCGAGAACACAAGAGATACGTTGGTCGCAAGCGAAGCATCAACTCCATCGGCTCCGATCGCATCAACATCGGCAATAAACAGCTAACGAAACTGCTTCTCGAAAAACTGGACGAATCTCCGTATAGCATCGGGGACGGTGACGAGGACGGTGACGAGGGCGGGGATGAAAACGGGGACCAAAACGGAAATGGAGATGGGAACGGGGAAGGATACGCGAATGCCCGTGAAATGCTCTACAACCGATATACGATCAATCGTGGTAGCAACAAAGATTTCGA GAACGCGGGTCCAATGTCCTGGGGTGAATCGCTGAACAAGGAATCGCTGAGGCGCGGTCAGAATACGCAGCAAGTCGACGACACCGAGATGATCGATCGAGATTTCGATCCGAATTTATTCTACCTTTCGTTGGCAGAACGTCAAACCATGAACGGAGAGTATCCCGTTGGTCGCGACTATAGAACCTACCGAAACGTTGCTAAACGTTATCCTGTCGCCAAGCGGAGTCCTCAACCGCCGTTACCTCTGAAAAAACAGCTCACGGACCCTAAG GTCGCTCAAGACTTGGGAGCGTTGTTCGGCACGCAATCATCTACAAGCCACAATCGTACGTACGATCACAGTAatgatcgcgatcgcgatcgcgatcacGGTCACGGtcacgatcacgatcacgatcacgatcacgaccacgaccacgaccacgatcacgatcacgatcacAATCACGATCACGACCACGATCGCAAGCAGCAAAAACACGAGGGTTCCACGGAGGCGCCGAAGGTTAATCTGCCAGTGAAGAGTCAAAAGGATAACCTGGCCAACAACGACAAGTGGAAGCCTATCGATGTCAGAAAGAAGAGCATCGATTGGTCACAGTATTTTGGTATCGATCGGAGGAGAAAGAAGGCTTCTTTTACGCCCGGTCAGGGGACGCCGAACCAAGACGACGAGTGGATCGTGCAACGATATTACGAG AATCTGAGAGGAAACGATCGAGAGTACAAGAACGACAATTTCAatcgaaacgacaaatacgattGGAATCGGATATATTTGTGGCTAAAGAACAAGATCAAGAACTTGATCATCCAAGATGCTTCGAGATACGCGAACTCGAAGGACACAGCTTGTTTGCAGAAG ACCAGGGAGAATATCGTGCGCCGTATGAAAGCGCTGTACGATTTAAAGAACAGCTTCGCGATTTACTCTTCAGCCAATCAGACTTCCAACTTTCGGGAAAATAGTAATCTTTCGAGTTTGAGGGAGAAACGCAACGACGGCAGCTACGGTAGCTACGGCAGCTACGGCAGTTACGACAGTTACGACAGCTACGGCAGCGACAACGACGATGACGCGGACGACGAAGCCGATGGCAGTCAAACGGCCGAAGGCGAAGGTATTATCTCGACGGATCGGTTTCACCGATCACGAAAATACAAACGCGTGTACTGTCCCTGGGACGGCGACGAGGATGGGGAAGCGGACGCGGCAGTTTGTCCGGTTGGACGAGAGTTGAAAGAGATCCAAGAATGGTGCGGGTTCGTGGTATCCATGCTGGATGGAGAGGACTCGCAAATACTCTATTCGCCGTGCATTATGCTGCAGACGTGTCACACTTGC TTTCAGACGCAGGATGGCCCGAAGGAGGTGTGTCTGGTAAATAACTTGCTGAAAGCCAAGGAAATCTGCGGCGCGCGTCCGCGAAAAAACCAAAAGATGACTTGCTTCGAAGCAGTCATATTCTTTGCGAGGGTAAAGTATAGTCTCGCCCGATAG
- the LOC143356264 gene encoding phospholipid scramblase 4 isoform X2, translated as MQETVGPYASPFHPRSHVIASQPQGQDRQSRRPVAPPDTLDWVSTPRSQLAMSTLSGTHFLGNVEQLEIQQVVDLSTLLGRSERGSQYRVKVPKGETLFLAVQANSEIGSGAFDCLNLTRGRGNITFNILNQCGVPAFVTRINSRWTYTLSKLHKIAVGNTNLLGTVEENFGLIGASFTVYDDAHIPLCNIFGPNVCGCCMYKEALFQVITNDGTQEIASLMHKWDNTLHDYIFLVTFPANMDIKLKSLLLAAAFLLEHMYFGQSRRTSPRT; from the exons ATGCAGGAAACCGTGGGACCGTATGCATCTCCCTTTCATCCGAGATCGCACGTTATTGCGTCGCAACCACAAG GCCAAGACCGACAGTCGAGGAGACCGGTGGCCCCCCCGGACACGTTAGACTGGGTATCGACGCCGAGATCTCAGCTGGCAATGAGCACACTGTCGGGCACTCATTTTCTGGGCAATGTGGAGCAATTGGAGATTCAGCAAGTCGTCGATTTGAGCACAT TGTTGGGTAGATCGGAAAGAGGTTCTCAATACAGAGTCAAAGTTCCGAAAGGGGAAACGTTATTCCTAGCTGTGCAAGCTAATTCAGAAATCGGATCGGGTGCGTTCGACTGTTTGAATTTGACCAGAGGCCGCGGAAACATTACGTTCAACATTTTGAACCAATGCGGCGTGCCAGCGTTCGTCACGAGAATAAACTCAAGATGGACGTATACATTGAGCAAGTTGCAC AAAATTGCGGTGGGAAACACGAATCTTCTGGGGACGGTGGAGGAAAATTTCGGTTTAATAGGAGCCAGTTTTACGGTATACGACGATGCGCACATTCCGCTTTGCAATATCTTTGGGCCGAACGTGTGCGGCTGCTGCATGTACAAAGAAGCGCTATTCCAA GTGATTACGAACGACGGTACCCAGGAAATTGCATCTTTGATGCATAAATGGGATAATACGCTGCACGATTATATTTTCCTTGTCACGTTTCCGGCAAACATGGATATCAAGTTGAAAAGTCTACTCCTTGCCGCTGCATTTTTGTTG GAACACATGTACTTTGGACAATCAAGAAGAACGTCGCCGAGGACTTGA
- the LOC143356114 gene encoding uncharacterized protein LOC143356114: MTDRDKDIVIEIKTLNVELRKKLEAVSKQRVECAELQLDIFKLYTPSTLEIVESLGQLIAREMNTYANNQRTMNDRS, translated from the exons ATGACCGATCGTGACAAAGATATCgttatagaaataaaaacgtTAAACGTGGAGTTGAGAAAGAAACTGGAAGCGGTTTCGAAACAAAGAG TCGAATGTGCAGAATTGCAGTTGGACATTTTTAAACTGTACACTCCGTCGACACTCGAGATCGTGGAATCACTGGGGCAACTGATCGCGCGAGAGATGAATACGTACGCGAACAATCAACGAACGATGAACGATCGATCATGA
- the Mrps2 gene encoding mitochondrial ribosomal protein S2, whose protein sequence is MNNMVRRRVLSGLCTDQTSRRSFAARFPCRRLATDIQAERKTANVAPEVEQISIDPLTHPDFFKVHNLFTVEDLFKARVHFGHKEGSLDDRMRPFVFGSRLGHLIFDLDQTAEHLRQALNFAAHIAFRDGIILFIAKNPQIANMVENTAKECGEFAHTRRWKPGTFTNSKYEFGMVTRLPDLCVFLNTMESVVHQHVAVTHAAKMAIPTIGIVDTNCNPNLITYPVPGNDDTPCAVELYCNLFKDAILRGKVARKVMERLENN, encoded by the exons ATGAATAATATGGTCAGGAGAAGAGTTTTGTCTGGAT TATGCACAGACCAAACTAGTCGACGATCATTCGCCGCGCGATTTCCATGCCGCAGATTAGCAACAGATATTCAAGCGGAACGAAAAACTGCTAATG tTGCTCCAGAAGTCGAACAGATTTCGATCGATCCATTGACGCATCCAGATTTTTTCAAAGTTCATAATTTATTTACAGTCGAAGATTTATTTAAAGCTAGAGTACATTTCGGCCATAAAGAGGGATCTTTGGATGATCGTATGCGACCATTCGTATTTGGATCCAGGCTAGGTCACCTGATATTCGATTTAGACCAAACGGCCGAGCATTTACGACAAGCATTAAATTTTGCAGCTCACATAGCATTTCGAGATGGAATTATCTTATTTATCGCAAAGAATCCCCAGATTGCTAACATGGTAGAAAATACTGCAAAAGAATGCGGAGAATTTGCTCATACCAGACGCTGGAAACCTGGAACATTTACTAATTCCAAATATGAATTTGGAATGGTTACTAGATTGCCAGACTTGTGCGTATTCTTAAATACCATGGAATCGGTTGTTCACCAGCATGTCGCGGTAACACATGCGGCTAAAATGGCTATTCCGACAATTGGTATCGTCGACACAAATTGTAATCCAAATCTCATAACATATCCAGTCCCTGGAAACGACGACACACCCTGTGCTGTAGAGCTGTATTGTAACTTATTCAAAGATGCTATACTCAGAGGAAAAGTGGCTAGAAAAGTAATGGAGAGGCTAGAAAACAATTGA